From the Arvicola amphibius chromosome 2, mArvAmp1.2, whole genome shotgun sequence genome, one window contains:
- the Ptcd3 gene encoding pentatricopeptide repeat domain-containing protein 3, mitochondrial gives MAAALSARCLRFRSGPVLLQTARGPGVCEAKLGCRFYSGSASLPKVEGTNVTGIEEIVIPKKKTWDKVAVLQALATTVNRDPTAVPYVYQDDPYLIPTSTVESRSFLLAKKSGENAAKFIINSHPKYFQKDVAEPHIPCLMPESFEPQIEDVSEAALRERIRLRKVKASVDLFDQLLQAGTTVSLETTNSLLDLLCYYGDQEPPADYPFQQTEHTENLEEATEESNLTSKMKTIPWKTQNNAERVFALMPEKNAHSYCTVIRGMVKHRAYAQALNLYTELLNNRLRADVYTFNALIEAKMFIPDEKFEDKWNYILDLLKHMVAQKVKPNLQTFNAMLKGLRKFYLLGRLPALQILREMKYIGIEPSLATYHHIIRLFYQRANTIKTPSLIIYDIMQELEGRTFSPRDLDDDKFFQSAMNVCSSLRDLELAYQVHRLLNTGNNRKLIGNDLQLNFYYSKFFSLICSMEQIDVTLKWYKDLIPSVFFPHSQTLIGLLQALDVANRLEMVPQIWKDSKEHGHTFRDALRQEILMLMARDKHPPELQVAFADCAADIKSTYESQDAQQTALDWPANSLQCIAVLFLRGGKTQEAWKMLALFKKHNKIPRTELLEEFMDTAKASASSDLAIELVKLASAFSLPVCESLAQRVMTEFTVNEKQKEALGNFTASESSSDGDSSSDSDSEDKRK, from the exons GGATAAAGTGGCTGTTCTTCAGGCACTTGCAACCACAGTGAACAGG GACCCCACAGCTGTACCTTATGTATATCAAGATGACCCTTACCTCATCCCAACCTCTACTGTGGAGTCG CGTTCATTTTTATTGGCAAAGAAGTCTGGGGAGAATGCAGCAAAGTTTATTATTAATTCACATCCCAAATATTTCCAAAAGGATGTAGCTGAGCCTCATATACCG tGCTTAATGCCAGAATCCTTTGAGCCTCAGATTGAAGATGTGAGTGAAGCTGCCCTGAGGGAACGGATCAGACTCAGGAAAGTCAAGGCTTCTGTGGACCTCTTTGATCAACTCTTACAAGCAG GAACCACCGTCTCTCTTGAAACAACTAATAGTCTCTTGGATTTATTGTGCTACTATGGTGACCAAGAGCCCCCAGCTGACTATCCATTTCAACAAACTGAGCATACAGAaaacttg GAAGAGGCTACAGAGGAAAGTAATCTGACATCCAAGATGAAGACTATTCCTTGGAA AACACAAAACAATGCTGAGAGAGTCTTTGCTCTAATGCCAGAGAAGAATGCACACTCCTACTGCACAGTGATCCGAGGGATGGTAAAG caCCGAGCTTATGCACAGGCATTGAACTTGTATACTGAGTTATTAAATAACAGACTTCGTG CTGATGTATACACCTTCAATGCATTGATTGAAGCTAAGATGTTTATTCCTGATGAGAAATTTGAGGACAAATGGAATTACATACTG GATCTGCTGAAACATATGGTTGCACAGAAGGTGAAACCGAACCTGCAGACTTTCAATGCCATGCTGAAGGGTCTCCGGAAGTTTTACTTGCTTGGAAGGCTGCCAGCCTTACAGATATTACGTGAAATGAAATACATTGGAATAG AACCCTCACTTGCAACATACCATCATATTATTCGTCTCTTTTATCAGCGAG CTAACACTATAAAAACACCGTCCCTCATCATCTATGATATCATGCAGGAGTTAGAGGGAAGGACATTTTCCCCACGGGACCTGGATGATG ATAAATTTTTTCAGTCGGCCATGAATGTA TGTTCATCTCTCAGAGATTTAGAACTTGCTTACCAAGTACATCGTCTTTTAAATACGGGGAATAACCGGAAATTGATTGGAAATGATCTTCAACTCAATTTCTATTA TTCGAAGTTTTTCAGTTTGATTTGTTCAATGGAACAGATTGACGTCACCTTGAAGTGGTATAAGGACCTAATACCTTCA GTCTTCTTTCCCCACTCCCAAACTTTGATAGGGCTTCTCCAAGCATTGGATGTGGCCAATAGGCTAGAAATGGTTCCTCAGATTTGGAAAG ATAGTAAAGAGCATGGCCATACTTTCCGAGATGCCTTAAGACAAGAAATCTTGATGCTCATGGCCAGGGATAAACACCCACCAGAG CTTCAGGTGGCATTTGCTGACTGTGCTGCTGATATCAAATCCACATATGAAAGCCAAGATGCCCAGCAGACTGCTCTTGATTGGCCAGCCAACTCTCTACAGTGTATAGCTGTCCTTTTTTTAAGAGGTGGCAAAACCCAGGAAGCATG GAAAATGTTGGCGCTTTTCAAAAAGCATAATAAGATTCCCAG AACTGAATTGCTGGAGGAGTTTATGGACACTGCAAAAGCATCTGCGAGCTCTGATTTGGCCATTGAGCTGGTGAAGCTGGCAAGTGCCTTCAGCTTGCCTGTTTGTGAGAGCCTTGCCCAACGAGTAATGACAGAGTTCACAGTCAACGAAAAACAAAA GGAAGCCCTGGGTAACTTCACTGCGTCAGAGAGCAGTAGCGATGgagacagcagcagtgacagtGACAGTGAAGACAAAAGAAAGTGA